In the genome of Molothrus aeneus isolate 106 chromosome 5, BPBGC_Maene_1.0, whole genome shotgun sequence, one region contains:
- the CYTH4 gene encoding cytohesin-4: MDLCPAESTGLTGAEEAEIETIRKHKQELLDDIEKLKEEIAEVFAEIECFQRGEEKQVADSNPGEQISKLSQRDKILSLGRKKFNMDPEKGIQYLIEHQVLSSDLQEIARFLHKGEGLNKTAIGDYLGGRNPTNIQILQAFVACHQFANLNLVQALRQFLWSFRLPGEAQKIDRMMEAFANWYCKCNPGVFQSTDTCYVLSFSIIMLNTSLHNPNVKDKPHFERFVSINRGIDNGGDLPEELLKNLFESIKNEPFSIPEDDGNDLTHTFFNPNREGWLLKLGGRVKTWKRRWFILTDNCLYYFEYTTDKEPLGIIPLENLSVRKVDDPKKPNCFELFIPNCKGQKIKACKTDGDGKVVEGKHQSYKISAATPAERDEWIEAIRTSITQDPFYDLVSARKKKIASKN; the protein is encoded by the exons ATGGACCTTTGTCCTGCTG aatcaACTGGCTTGACTGGGGCTGAAGAGGCTGAAATAGAGACAATCAGGAAGCACAAGCAGGAGCTTTTGGATGACATTGAG AAGCTAAAGGAGGAGATTGCTGAGGTGTTTGCAGAGATTGAGTGTTTCCAACGTGGAGAGGAGAAGCAAGTGGCAGACAGTAATCCTGGAGAGCAGATCAG CAAGCTGTCACAGAGGGATAAAATTCTGTCCCTGGGCCGGAAGAAATTCAACATGGATCCTGAAAAG ggGATCCAGTACCTGATAGAGCACCAGGTATTGTCCTCAGACCTTCAGGAGATTGCCAGATTCCTCCACAAGGGTGAAGGCCTGAACAAGACAGCCATTGGGGATTACCTGGGTGGGAG GAACCCCACAAACATTCAGATCCTGCAGGCCTTTGTGGCATGTCACCAATTTGCCAACCTCAACCTGGTGCAGGCGCTGAG ACAGTTCCTCTGGAGCTTCCGACTGCCTGGGGAAGCGCAGAAGATTGACAGGATGATGGAGGCCTTTGCCAACTGGTACTGCAAGTGCAACCCAGGAGTGTTCCAGTCCACAG ATACCTGTTATGTACTGTCCTTCTCTATCATCATGCTTAACACCAGCCTGCACAACCCCAATGTGAAAGACAAACCCCACTTTGAAAGGTTTGTGTCCATCAACAGAGGCATTGACAATGGAGGGGACCTGCCAGAAGAGCTTCTAAAG AATCTGTTTGAGAGCATAAAGAACGAGCCGTTCTCCATACCAGAGGATGATGGCAACGACCTCACCCACACTTTCTTCAACCCTAACCGTGAAGGCTGGCTGCTGAAACTAG GAGGACGTGTGAAAACCTGGAAACGCCGCTGGTTCATTCTGACTGATAACTGCCTGTATTACTTTGAATATACCACG GACAAAGAGCCTCTGGGCATCATCCCCTTGGAGAATCTATCAGTCCGGAAGGTGGATGATCCCAAAAAGCCA AACTGCTTTGAACTCTTCATTCCCAACTGCAAAGGGCAGAAGATCAAAGCCTGCAAAACAGATGGGGATGGGAAGGTGGTTGAAGGCAAGCATCAGTCCTACAAGATTTCAGCAGCCACTCCAGCAGAGCGTGATGAGTGGATTGAGGCAATACG GACCAGCATCACACAGGATCCTTTCTATGATCTGGTCTCTGCCCGTAAGAAAAAGATTGCCAGCAAAAACTGA